The region CATCCAAAAATTGTATCAGCTCTGCAGCTTTGGCATTTATCTGCTTCATTTTCAACAGGATCGtacaaaataatgtatttgagcCTCTGCAatcttaaagggaaagtcaaccccaaaaatatttcttgacaaaaatcaattatatgcagccccactagtctaaatacggtattttgtttaatattgtgtttgtggaatatgagttaagcagcaaaatccagcagtttttatcaatatcagaaggtggccattttgccactagctttcgagtgaaaatgacatctcagttgctcagggctcaggcaatgaccaatcacagctcagcttcagaaaacaagcgagcagtgattggtcgttgtctgagccctgagcaactgtgatgtcatcttcagtcaacagtaaGGGATATAATGTGATGGATAAATACAGTTGGCTTTTTCTGCAgaacttatattccacaaatgtaatattaatcagaatgtcatgtttagactagtgaggtcacatataataatatattattgtcaaaaaatatttaaggttgacttgtcTCCAACtgttcgtgttttttttctgagccCCGTCAAAAAGGAGTTTACTTTAACAGCTACTCGTCTCAGTCGACCGCTGACTGATTACGCTAGCCATTAGCTTGCTCGCACTAGACTCATTTGCAGCTTCTTTCTGGTGATAAAATCGCAGTATTTTTACCAGAGGTGGTCAAAACTGTCAGTGACGATTGCCCACCTCTCGGCAAGTGCTTCCGCATTTTGTGCGAGCGCTTCATGACGCAAAGCttcaaaaaaatacacggactgaccACCGACTGAAGTAGGTTTACGTCCGTCGATCCAGGTCAGTACAGAGTCAGACGGTActtctcagtccgtgtattttgaCGCTCCGCGTCATATAAGACTCAACGAAAATGTGGAACCACTCACCGAAAGGTGGGCATCTGTCACACTGATGGGCCAATGTAACGACAGTTTTGACTAAGgagctagcgggctagctagcccTATACGCCTGCACCTTGTAATTACATATTTCACTAATTTCCCTTCACTAGTCAACCTCAGCTTTGCTACTTAAAAAACATATTACCAATACCAGCTGCTAAACTTGTCACcgggaatttatttttattttttttcccatggatGACGTCATGAATCAGTCATCATATTAAAATTAGGAATAAATGcgtttatgtgtgtgcgtaacaCTAACTGCAAGTTGCCTTCAAACAATTAATTagtcctctttttttccatttcattcaaTAACAATGGATTGAAAAATTTGGTTATGAAGccagaaaatgtaatttacccgtctgtgtgtctgtttgtctgtccaGTCTACAGTGAACAAGTGGTTATGTCTGCCTattacgttgttgtttttttatttaaatccaACATTGAAACACCATGCATatcaaataatatttaaaaatgtatatcatATTGAGATTTTAAaagttttgtcctttttttttaaagcacatttgGAATTGGAGTAATCCGAAAGTAATTAAacgtaatcaagttacattactttaatgtaCTGGATCCTGGGTTATGTTGCTAACtctattttttaagttatttgtaACTTGATCGGAatactgttttttaaaataacactaCTGAAGTCACATGATACCAATTTGAACAGCAAGTTTGGTTGACTTTTGAGgcatacttattttatttagttatttatttgtttatttttatcattatatatatatataattttgtgcgtgtgtgtgtgtgcgcgtgtgctaTTTAATgtgcattgctattgctatcaCAGGCAGGCCGTCTCAGGTGTCTTACATAATGCACGCAGCAGGGCCTGATGTTTCAAAAACTATctcttatcattattattacgaATAATATCGCGCCTATTTGcacaacacaaaatatttatgttAGTGTGCGTCCATCGTGAGGCTGATGAGAGACAATCACAATGACGCACGATCACAAATTGGCCACAATTGGTGAACGGGGTACCCAAGCAACGGTGCACATTTGCCCAACAAAGTGGTTGTTTataaaaatactgaaatatcTCACCTGATTAGTTTAACGTCATTTGAAGAAGAAGGTGGGTATTCTTCGTGTGGAACGGTGGCTCGACGCGTCGGTCCATTTTCGGCATCGATCCGGTGGATCCTCTAGGACCGAGAGGACAAAAGAAGAGCTCCTCAACCCTGAAAATAGACCTTGCACGTCCGCCTTTCGGAGGCTAGCGACTCGCGTTGGCCGTGTGGTAGAGGAGTCTTCCGCGGTGCGTGGATGCGATGGAGGCGGTCAGGTGTCAGCCCAGCCCCTCGAACCGAGCATTGCCTTGCATTGGTGAATTGTGCTGAAATtacaattgtcatttttttaacagcttGTCCATTTAACACATTCGTACGTTCAAAACtatgtaagtaaaaaaaaaaaaacggcaataaaaaaaaaacactaatgaaAAGAAACCTGTGTGGAAACCTACGTTATACACGGTCTAGACAAAACACTAATACAAGCCAAATAGGAgacacaaaattaattaaataaataaaaagacacaTACTGTATTACCATTTATGTACAAATTGAAATTGATCACTTTGCCTGTGCAATATACACCCcgaaccagcaggtggcagtacaacgctaatgctaaacggttagcggAAGTCAGAGACGAAGAagttctttcttcctttttctcAACATGTCGGTGTTCGGGCCGGTTGTGAAGGTTCATCCCGTTGTCCTCGCCTCCATTTGCGACTCGTACGAGCGACGAAATGAGGGCGCAAGTCGCGTGATTGGCACCCTTTTAGGtaagaagccattttattgCTCGAAGGCCCATTTTGTCTCCTCTTCTTGTAATCGTGGTACGTTTTAGCATTGATGCTGCTAACGCGTGCGTGCTACATACGCTCACGAGAGCGTCATTTGAACCGATCAGCTGTTTAATATTGTCATTTACTCGTAAACATTACTCGGTGAGATAAGGTCGTATTGGACGCTCATTATCAGTTCGTTTCGTTCTCGATGTGGTTGTAATATATGTGGTAGCTACTACCTGTACTGTGGCTAACAATAGCTACCTGTAACGTTTACGTGTTATATAACCTGTGTTTTCCCCCTTAAGGTACCATCGACAAGCACTCGATAGAGGTGACCAACTGCTTCTCTGTCCCCCACAATGAGTCTGAAGATGAGGTGCGTTGTACATGTTGTTAATGGCTAGTGCTGCAGTGTATCGGTTGCAAACAGCGGTGATTAATTGGTTGATTGCTTCTATGTCTTTAGGTCGCCGTGGACATGGAGTTTGCCAAGAACATGTATGAGCTCCACAAGCGCGTATCGCCCACTGAGGTCATCATCGGCTGGTACGCCACAGGCTTCGACATCACTGAGCACTCGGTGCTCATCCACGAATATTACAGCCGCGAGGCCACCAATCCCATCCACCTGACCGCAGACACGGCCCTGCAGAGCGGCAAGATGAGCATCCGCGCCTACGTCAGGTCTGTCtcaccgcttttttttttcccttgtttgttttgtgcgaATAACCACATGCTGACATTTCATCTCTTACGCAGTGCACAGATGGGCGTGCCCGGGAAGACGGTCGGCGTGATGTTTACTCCGCTCACAGTCAAACACATCTATTACGACACGGAGAGAATAGGCGGTAAGGAAGGAAACGCTCTTCAATGTCAATGTTTCCTCTAAGCAGCCTGCAACAACTAACAAGTGACACATTAAAATATCTGTCATTTTTGGTTACACTCTATGGATTGTATGTAGTTATCCTGTTGATTACAAATGGCATAACAACATAATCTTTAAATTCAAAACCCAAAAAGTGCTTCTTCGGTGCAGGTACTGGCCAGCAATTGAAGTGCTTGCTGAAAACCCAGATTTTAATTGATCATTTATCGgcagttacataaaaaaaaaaaagacagatactGACCTGCGCTAAAAATTCTGAATATAATCAATAATGGACCTGGATGATAATGGGTTATTCTATTGATTAATCAGATAAAAAATTATCTTGCATTACTAAAGAGGAACTTagtcaacccaaaatgttctttgcaataatattttatgcagccccactagtcaaaacacTATTCTGTTTAGTATggtgtttgtggaaaatgagcttttatccatcttagtgggtggccattttgtgatTTCCTGTTAAATTACAAtagcatcacagttgctcaggactcacgtaaagaccaatcacggctcagcttcagaaaagaggtgagccgtgattggttactGTCTGAGCAAATAAgaagtcattttcagttgacggcAGTGACAAAATAGTCGACCCCCCCCCTtcctaatattaataaaaacgagaagatttttcatcttaattcatattccacaaatgcaatattaatcagaatgccttgtttaaactagtggatgcagatagaacatattgtagaaaaaaagaaaagattttggGAATACCAAAAATCCTTATTCAATGTTtctatattgttttttgtttgtttatatagtGGACTTACTGCAAAGGACACGCATCACTCCCAGTCGCACCAAGGGCCTGACGTCCGACCTCTCCCAGGTGGCCGGCTCGGCTGCCCGCGTCcaggacatgctaaccactgtGCTGGCATACATCGAGGACGTGCTAGTGAGTCTCTGCAGAC is a window of Vanacampus margaritifer isolate UIUO_Vmar chromosome 2, RoL_Vmar_1.0, whole genome shotgun sequence DNA encoding:
- the eif3f gene encoding eukaryotic translation initiation factor 3 subunit F produces the protein MSVFGPVVKVHPVVLASICDSYERRNEGASRVIGTLLGTIDKHSIEVTNCFSVPHNESEDEVAVDMEFAKNMYELHKRVSPTEVIIGWYATGFDITEHSVLIHEYYSREATNPIHLTADTALQSGKMSIRAYVSAQMGVPGKTVGVMFTPLTVKHIYYDTERIGVDLLQRTRITPSRTKGLTSDLSQVAGSAARVQDMLTTVLAYIEDVLSGKVTADNSVGRFLMDLVNKVPTISAEDFENMINSNINDLLMVTYLSNLTQAQIALNEKLVLL